The Fusobacterium necrophorum subsp. necrophorum genome has a window encoding:
- a CDS encoding efflux RND transporter permease subunit, translating into MVEYFLKNRIVTLVLTLLIALGGILSYFKLGKLEDPEFKVKEALVVTLYPGANPHQVELEVTDKLEQKIREMPHIEYIDSISKAGYSEIRVKIEEAIPSKEVDQYWDILRKKVADSKLSLPGTAISPIVLDDYGDVYGMFFAISSEGYSKEELNHYSKYIKRELEAIEGVSKAILYGKADSVIEIVIDRAKMASLGINEKMIYAAILQQNIPVPTQQIEQGTRYLHFQLNTTFQRIEDIENLVIFSKSNLFKTLTGETGNTLVLKDIADIKKSSSNPSSNMMRFCGKMSIGLQLSPENGTNVVKTGKRIDEKLKEISSKLPLGIEVHKIYYQPELVSNAISQFVYNLIASVAVVIGVLLFTMGMRSGLIIGSGLVLSILGTFIYMLFVKMDLQRVSLGAFIIAMGMLVDNSIVIVDGSLHALEHKMERYEAVTLPTKKIALPLFGATFVAIAAFLPMYLMKSSIGEYISSLFWVIAISLGLSWIFSMTQTPLLCYLYLKDPTEQKISKKRRKFYWILRTWMNKILHFRKLSLMILAGSFVFILLLSLGISTSFFPNSDKKGFVLNIWTPEGSSLEYTNQVSKILEQEIAKKKEVENYTTVVGSSPARYYVATIPELPTTSLAQIIVNVNTLSAIDDLEHSLTEFTWEHLPEVQIQLKRYANGIPTKYPLQLRITGSDPKILRDLARTVEKKLYEIRGAKNVNVDWKEKILTMSPKLDEQKERRYGVSAFDIASSLNRLGNGNQVGMFHEGVEDLPIVIREKSGGQQVNITNLEQVPVWGIGTEAIPFGELIKEKTLVWEDPMIIRHNGKRAIQVQADVETGMQVEKVRSILEEKIQNINLPEGYSLEWNGEYYEQNKNIMKVLSYVPIQFMIMFIACLLLFGSLTDPFIIFIVLPLSLLGIVPGLLITGRSFGFMAIIGMVSLSGMMIKNSIVLLDEIRYQKLHTDKTEFDAVVDASLSRVRAVSLAAGTTIFGMFPLMFDPLYGEMAITIIFGLTASTLLTLFVVPLLYVSIHKIYKK; encoded by the coding sequence ATGGTAGAGTATTTTTTAAAAAATCGCATAGTAACCCTCGTGTTAACTTTGTTGATTGCATTGGGAGGAATCTTATCCTATTTTAAACTTGGGAAATTGGAAGATCCTGAGTTTAAAGTCAAAGAGGCATTGGTAGTCACTCTTTATCCCGGAGCAAATCCTCATCAGGTGGAGCTGGAAGTGACTGATAAATTGGAACAAAAAATTAGAGAAATGCCTCATATTGAATACATTGACAGCATTTCGAAAGCGGGATATTCAGAAATTCGAGTCAAAATAGAAGAAGCAATTCCCTCGAAAGAAGTGGATCAATATTGGGATATTTTACGTAAAAAAGTAGCGGACAGCAAATTATCTCTTCCCGGTACAGCGATTTCTCCTATTGTGTTAGACGATTATGGAGATGTCTATGGAATGTTTTTTGCAATCAGCAGTGAAGGATACAGCAAAGAGGAATTAAATCATTACAGCAAATATATCAAAAGAGAATTGGAAGCCATTGAGGGAGTTTCCAAAGCCATACTTTACGGAAAGGCGGACTCCGTCATTGAGATTGTTATTGACAGAGCCAAAATGGCAAGTCTGGGTATTAATGAAAAAATGATTTATGCTGCTATTTTACAGCAAAATATTCCTGTTCCTACGCAGCAGATTGAACAGGGAACACGATATTTGCATTTTCAATTGAATACCACTTTTCAAAGGATAGAAGATATTGAGAATTTAGTTATTTTTTCTAAGTCGAATCTATTCAAAACCTTGACAGGAGAAACAGGAAATACATTAGTTTTGAAGGATATTGCCGACATTAAAAAATCTTCTTCAAATCCTTCTAGCAATATGATGCGTTTTTGTGGTAAAATGTCTATAGGTCTGCAACTGTCTCCGGAAAACGGAACGAATGTGGTGAAGACAGGAAAAAGAATAGATGAAAAATTGAAAGAAATTTCTTCTAAATTGCCACTTGGAATCGAAGTCCATAAAATTTATTATCAACCGGAATTGGTTTCCAATGCCATTTCTCAATTTGTGTATAATCTTATTGCTTCTGTAGCTGTAGTTATCGGTGTTTTGTTGTTTACTATGGGAATGAGAAGTGGGCTCATCATTGGAAGCGGTTTGGTTCTCTCTATTTTAGGGACCTTTATTTATATGCTTTTTGTAAAAATGGATTTACAAAGGGTGTCATTGGGAGCTTTTATCATTGCCATGGGAATGTTGGTAGATAATTCCATTGTCATTGTTGACGGAAGCTTACATGCACTGGAGCATAAAATGGAGCGATATGAAGCGGTTACCTTACCGACAAAAAAGATAGCCTTACCTTTATTCGGAGCTACCTTTGTCGCCATTGCCGCTTTTTTACCGATGTATTTAATGAAGTCAAGCATTGGAGAATATATTTCAAGTTTATTTTGGGTCATTGCTATTTCTTTAGGACTCAGTTGGATTTTTTCCATGACACAAACTCCTTTGTTGTGTTACTTATATTTAAAGGATCCGACAGAGCAGAAAATAAGTAAAAAACGAAGAAAATTTTATTGGATCTTACGAACATGGATGAATAAAATATTGCATTTTCGAAAACTTTCCCTGATGATATTGGCTGGAAGTTTTGTATTCATTCTTCTTCTCTCCTTAGGAATTTCGACTTCCTTTTTTCCAAATTCCGACAAAAAAGGCTTTGTGTTGAATATTTGGACTCCGGAGGGCAGCAGTTTGGAATATACCAATCAAGTTTCTAAAATCTTGGAACAGGAGATTGCAAAAAAGAAAGAAGTAGAAAATTATACAACCGTTGTAGGCTCCTCTCCGGCCAGATATTATGTAGCAACCATTCCGGAATTACCGACGACTTCTTTGGCACAAATCATTGTGAACGTCAATACCTTATCGGCAATTGACGATTTGGAACATTCTTTGACAGAATTCACTTGGGAACATTTACCGGAAGTACAAATTCAATTAAAACGTTATGCAAACGGAATTCCTACAAAATATCCCTTACAACTTAGGATTACGGGTTCGGATCCGAAAATACTGAGAGATTTGGCAAGAACTGTAGAAAAAAAGTTGTATGAGATTCGGGGAGCTAAAAATGTGAATGTCGATTGGAAAGAGAAAATTCTAACCATGTCTCCGAAATTGGATGAGCAAAAAGAACGAAGATACGGAGTGAGTGCTTTCGATATTGCCTCCTCTTTGAATCGTTTGGGAAATGGAAATCAAGTTGGAATGTTTCATGAGGGAGTGGAGGATTTGCCGATTGTCATTCGAGAAAAATCCGGAGGACAACAAGTCAATATCACTAATTTGGAACAGGTTCCCGTTTGGGGAATCGGAACGGAAGCCATTCCCTTTGGAGAATTGATCAAAGAAAAAACATTAGTCTGGGAAGACCCTATGATAATTCGCCATAACGGAAAAAGAGCTATTCAAGTACAAGCAGATGTTGAAACAGGAATGCAGGTGGAAAAAGTGCGATCTATTCTGGAAGAAAAAATTCAGAATATTAACCTTCCGGAGGGCTATTCTTTGGAGTGGAATGGAGAATATTACGAACAAAATAAAAATATTATGAAAGTATTATCCTATGTACCTATTCAATTTATGATTATGTTTATAGCTTGCTTGTTGCTATTTGGCAGTTTAACAGATCCTTTTATTATTTTTATTGTCTTGCCTCTTTCCTTATTGGGAATTGTTCCCGGATTGCTCATCACGGGACGTTCTTTTGGATTTATGGCAATTATCGGAATGGTAAGTCTTTCAGGAATGATGATTAA
- a CDS encoding efflux RND transporter periplasmic adaptor subunit: MTKKWISIFLISSFCFLSCGKKEEEERIRPVKIQEIGRESSEEITLEYPASIQAKQETVLSFQVAGKVENIFVNVGDFVKKGQILAKLEEQDYNLNMEANRQKFEASRAVAENARLQFERVKTLYQNNAIAKKEYDTVLSQYKSAIAAEKANQAAFSHSQNEFHYGILRASYDGFISKKMGEVGSVVAAGTPIFVLSSEEVSEVAIQVGSKDLEKIKLGKDFHLILDDDKTKHYPLHLKSVSSTPDMTKASYPVLLELIQQEEKNLYAGMSGTVRVVLPKEDMGEIRLPISAIFEENGSFVYLYGANNRAEKREVSLGELRGNGEIQILSGLKQGEKVIVAGVATIHEGQAIKPIPPKTDTNVGNLL, encoded by the coding sequence ATGACTAAAAAATGGATTTCTATTTTTCTTATTTCTTCTTTCTGTTTTCTTTCTTGCGGGAAAAAAGAGGAAGAAGAGAGAATAAGACCGGTAAAAATTCAAGAAATTGGAAGAGAAAGTTCTGAAGAAATTACTCTGGAGTATCCTGCTTCTATTCAAGCAAAACAGGAAACAGTTCTTTCCTTTCAAGTGGCAGGGAAAGTTGAGAATATTTTTGTAAATGTTGGAGATTTTGTGAAAAAAGGACAGATTTTAGCGAAATTGGAAGAACAAGACTACAACTTGAATATGGAAGCCAATCGACAAAAGTTTGAAGCCAGCAGGGCAGTTGCAGAAAATGCAAGATTGCAATTTGAACGAGTCAAAACTCTTTATCAAAACAATGCCATTGCTAAAAAAGAGTACGATACGGTACTCTCTCAATATAAGTCGGCAATCGCTGCAGAAAAAGCAAATCAGGCTGCTTTCTCTCATTCTCAAAATGAATTTCACTATGGAATATTGCGAGCTTCTTATGATGGATTTATTTCCAAGAAAATGGGGGAAGTTGGAAGTGTCGTAGCGGCAGGAACTCCTATTTTTGTTCTTAGTTCCGAAGAAGTTTCTGAAGTTGCAATCCAAGTAGGTAGTAAAGACTTGGAAAAAATAAAATTGGGAAAGGATTTTCACCTTATCTTGGATGATGACAAAACAAAACACTATCCTCTTCATTTAAAATCCGTTTCTTCGACTCCGGATATGACAAAGGCAAGTTATCCCGTATTATTGGAATTGATACAACAGGAAGAAAAGAACTTGTATGCAGGGATGAGCGGGACTGTCCGTGTTGTTCTTCCAAAAGAAGATATGGGAGAAATACGACTTCCTATTTCCGCTATTTTTGAAGAAAACGGTTCCTTCGTCTATCTTTATGGAGCAAATAATAGAGCGGAAAAACGAGAAGTAAGCTTGGGAGAACTGAGAGGGAACGGGGAAATTCAAATTCTCTCCGGATTAAAACAAGGAGAAAAGGTGATTGTAGCAGGAGTTGCTACCATTCATGAAGGTCAGGCTATCAAGCCGATTCCTCCAAAAACAGATACGAATGTTGGAAATCTATTGTGA
- a CDS encoding TolC family protein yields the protein MKQKWSFFLCLLFLSSCSSVNKEISETSLLQELKRKETETQRILTEQRFSLEEAIQIAKERNLELKTKQLEREISKIDSKIAFGNFLPRISAFYTRSFWEEALSGQVDLPASLSQFPLIGPMLPKEIQGRLLDKSYSVYGLQASMPIFAPATWFLYSARRKGEEIQSLVLTLTEKMISIQVIQQYYWILALEAEEIQLKASLKSAEQLLHNMKIALDTQSILEWQYQKAQAYYKQKKLALAQNQRDLKLAKMGLLSTLNLSPLSSVRLQKTQNITKRKEDNYEEVIYQALVHNDALGIQEKVLEVEKEKLKISFSRFLPVIGLQGFYGEHSLSLLSSSHYLLGILGGVFSIFNGFQDISAYQKAKIEQRKAMLKKESLILQSIAETTNVYQKLQSSIEEEEIAEINEKAERGKFHQKSLERKVGMIDELSYLQAAQSYEEAKSSALKAEYQSAVLQEILDMLVGRGRFVGEGENND from the coding sequence ATGAAACAAAAATGGAGCTTCTTTCTTTGTCTTCTTTTCCTTAGTTCTTGTTCTTCTGTCAACAAAGAAATTTCTGAAACTTCTTTGTTGCAGGAACTGAAAAGGAAAGAAACAGAAACACAAAGAATTCTAACAGAACAAAGATTTTCTTTAGAAGAGGCGATTCAAATTGCCAAGGAAAGAAATCTCGAGCTTAAAACGAAGCAATTGGAGAGGGAAATTTCCAAAATAGACAGCAAGATAGCTTTCGGAAATTTTCTTCCTCGAATTTCTGCTTTTTATACTCGAAGTTTTTGGGAAGAAGCCCTGTCGGGACAAGTAGATTTACCGGCTTCTTTGAGTCAATTTCCTTTGATTGGACCGATGTTGCCGAAAGAAATTCAAGGTCGATTGTTGGATAAAAGTTATAGTGTTTATGGCCTGCAAGCCAGTATGCCTATTTTTGCTCCGGCAACTTGGTTTCTATATTCCGCCAGAAGAAAAGGAGAAGAGATTCAAAGTCTTGTTCTTACATTGACGGAAAAAATGATAAGCATTCAAGTCATTCAGCAATATTATTGGATTTTAGCCTTAGAAGCGGAAGAAATACAACTGAAAGCTTCTTTAAAAAGTGCCGAACAACTCTTACACAATATGAAAATAGCCCTAGATACACAAAGTATTTTAGAATGGCAATATCAAAAAGCTCAGGCGTATTATAAACAAAAAAAATTAGCCTTGGCACAAAATCAAAGAGATTTAAAATTGGCGAAGATGGGTTTATTATCTACTTTAAATCTTTCTCCTCTGTCTTCCGTCCGATTACAGAAAACACAAAATATAACAAAAAGAAAAGAAGACAATTATGAAGAAGTGATATATCAGGCCTTAGTTCATAACGATGCCTTAGGAATACAGGAAAAAGTGTTGGAAGTGGAAAAGGAAAAGCTTAAAATAAGTTTCAGTCGTTTTCTTCCGGTTATAGGTTTACAAGGTTTTTATGGAGAACATAGCTTATCCCTATTAAGCAGCTCTCACTATTTGTTGGGAATTTTGGGAGGAGTGTTTTCTATTTTCAATGGCTTTCAAGACATTTCCGCCTATCAAAAAGCAAAAATAGAGCAACGGAAAGCAATGTTAAAAAAAGAAAGTCTTATTTTACAAAGTATTGCAGAAACGACCAATGTTTATCAAAAATTACAAAGTAGTATTGAAGAAGAAGAGATTGCGGAAATAAACGAAAAGGCGGAAAGAGGAAAATTTCATCAAAAAAGCTTGGAAAGAAAAGTAGGGATGATCGATGAACTTTCTTATTTACAAGCCGCTCAATCTTATGAGGAAGCCAAAAGTTCAGCTTTGAAAGCCGAATATCAATCTGCCGTTCTTCAAGAAATATTGGATATGTTAGTTGGAAGAGGTCGTTTTGTGGGAGAAGGTGAAAACAATGACTAA
- a CDS encoding toxin-antitoxin system YwqK family antitoxin: MKERQIEFFDSIEKSDVIYYKQDSHPFDGLVFYRYPTGEVRERIRYENGIKNGLSLSYYPNGIVSQSSEYRDGLLDGDTIFYYQSGKMKEFIHFSLNEFEGEWVIYYENGELKSRAFFEKGRLNGSKITYYENGKVREILNFQNNLLHGKNIQYYPSGEIQWVHHYSYGELIDDGEF, translated from the coding sequence ATGAAAGAAAGACAAATTGAATTTTTTGACAGCATTGAAAAGTCAGATGTCATTTATTATAAACAAGACAGTCATCCTTTTGACGGATTGGTATTTTATCGTTATCCGACAGGGGAAGTTCGAGAAAGAATTCGTTATGAGAATGGAATCAAAAATGGCTTGTCTTTATCCTATTATCCCAATGGAATTGTTTCTCAAAGTTCTGAATATCGAGACGGACTTTTAGATGGAGATACCATATTTTACTATCAAAGCGGGAAAATGAAAGAATTTATTCATTTTTCCTTGAATGAATTTGAGGGAGAATGGGTTATTTATTACGAAAATGGAGAATTGAAAAGTAGAGCTTTTTTTGAAAAAGGACGTTTGAACGGAAGTAAAATTACCTACTATGAAAATGGAAAAGTTCGAGAAATTCTAAATTTCCAAAATAATTTATTACATGGAAAGAATATCCAATATTATCCAAGTGGAGAAATTCAATGGGTACATCACTATTCCTATGGAGAATTGATTGATGATGGAGAATTTTAA
- a CDS encoding ABC transporter ATP-binding protein: MIKVKDLCFSIEEKKLLKNICLEVKNKNVVGIIGANGSGKSTLLKNIYHFLKCDSGEIYIKEKILKEYTNKDLAKEIAVLTQRQNMNFNFSVEEIMDMASYAKEKRFSGREKREEIKKILSFVGMRDDIDRDFFSLSGGEIQRVLISRTIFQGSEILILDEPTNHLDIKYQVEIMDLLKSLDKTILMVLHDINLASYYCDYIYAMKEGKILYEGSPELILNEKIIENIFDVHCSVVEHPIRKKAMVIF; encoded by the coding sequence ATGATAAAAGTGAAAGATCTATGCTTTAGTATTGAGGAGAAAAAACTATTAAAAAATATTTGTCTAGAAGTAAAAAATAAAAATGTTGTGGGAATTATTGGAGCAAATGGTTCGGGAAAAAGTACTCTATTAAAAAATATTTATCATTTTTTGAAATGTGATTCAGGAGAAATATATATTAAAGAAAAAATTCTTAAAGAATATACAAATAAAGATTTAGCCAAAGAAATTGCAGTATTAACACAAAGACAAAATATGAATTTTAATTTTTCAGTAGAAGAAATTATGGATATGGCTTCTTATGCCAAAGAAAAGAGATTTTCTGGAAGAGAAAAGAGGGAAGAGATCAAAAAGATCTTGTCTTTTGTAGGAATGAGAGATGATATAGATCGAGATTTCTTTTCTCTGTCAGGTGGAGAAATTCAGAGAGTTCTGATATCCCGCACTATATTTCAAGGGTCTGAAATTTTAATTTTAGATGAGCCTACCAACCATTTAGACATAAAATACCAAGTCGAGATTATGGACTTATTGAAGTCACTTGACAAAACAATTTTGATGGTTTTGCATGATATTAACTTGGCATCCTACTACTGTGATTATATTTATGCTATGAAAGAAGGAAAAATTCTCTATGAAGGCTCCCCAGAGCTAATTCTGAATGAAAAAATAATTGAGAATATCTTTGATGTCCATTGTAGTGTTGTGGAACATCCTATAAGAAAAAAGGCAATGGTGATATTTTAG
- a CDS encoding iron ABC transporter permease codes for MAIIVISIFSVTIGSVSLKSEEVWKIIINRIFSKEIFSENWDESLDIIVWTLRVPRVIVAILAGASLSFVGLLMQCLTKNPLASPYILGISSGASAGAVLGLIFLSEAYAFSVPLFSFFGGIVTVFLVFWVSGFGDFSTTKLVLVGVAFSAFFSAITTLFISIAPNERKIRDAFFWMSGGLSGSNWEMIFPMFLALSLSFVLTYPKYKELNILMIGAENALVLGVNIRFMRNFIVFISTLLTGYIVSNTGIIGFVGLIIPHVSRKLVGENHKKLIPVSILLGALFLLITDMLTRGIFRGQEIPIGVITSLFGVPFFLNILRKKSYRFGDD; via the coding sequence TTGGCAATCATTGTTATTTCTATTTTTTCTGTTACAATAGGTTCCGTCAGTCTGAAATCGGAAGAGGTTTGGAAAATTATCATCAATAGAATTTTTTCAAAAGAAATTTTTTCGGAAAATTGGGATGAGAGTTTGGATATTATTGTATGGACATTACGAGTTCCTAGAGTGATAGTTGCCATTCTTGCTGGAGCTTCCTTATCTTTTGTTGGATTATTGATGCAATGTCTGACAAAAAATCCGTTGGCAAGTCCTTATATATTGGGAATTTCTTCTGGTGCGAGTGCAGGAGCTGTTTTAGGATTGATTTTTTTGAGTGAAGCTTATGCTTTTTCTGTTCCTCTTTTTTCCTTTTTCGGAGGAATAGTGACAGTTTTTCTGGTATTTTGGGTCTCCGGCTTTGGAGATTTTTCCACGACGAAATTGGTATTAGTTGGAGTGGCGTTTTCTGCTTTTTTTTCTGCCATCACAACCTTGTTCATCAGTATTGCTCCCAATGAAAGAAAAATAAGAGATGCTTTTTTCTGGATGTCAGGAGGTCTGAGTGGCTCAAATTGGGAAATGATTTTTCCCATGTTTCTCGCTTTGAGCTTGAGTTTCGTACTTACATATCCTAAATATAAAGAACTTAATATATTGATGATCGGAGCAGAAAATGCCCTTGTACTGGGAGTCAATATCCGATTTATGCGAAACTTTATCGTCTTTATTTCTACTTTATTAACAGGATATATTGTTTCCAATACAGGAATTATAGGTTTTGTCGGCTTAATCATTCCCCATGTTTCAAGGAAGCTTGTTGGAGAAAATCATAAAAAATTGATTCCAGTCTCCATTTTACTTGGAGCTCTATTTCTATTGATTACAGATATGCTGACAAGAGGAATCTTTAGAGGACAGGAAATTCCAATTGGAGTTATAACTTCACTATTTGGTGTTCCATTTTTTCTAAATATCCTTAGAAAAAAATCATATAGATTTGGGGATGATTAA
- a CDS encoding ABC transporter substrate-binding protein, whose amino-acid sequence MKKFFLSLLFLFSTLVFAKIPERAVSTAHFTTEILLTIGAEEHMVGTAYLDNPILPKLKNKFEKIPVLSNKYPTKEKFYSVKPDFVTGWKSLEKPKNLGPREELEANGVRVHYLKSLEDENIETLYMDILELGKIFGVEKNAQSFVEKMKEELKAIEAKIPRTKKKIFAYDSGEKQPFVIAGKGMGQFIIELAGGENITAYLPGSFGNSTWEKIIIGNPEYIIIVDYGDDSYESKVKYLKESSPIKNLKAVRKNRFIKVSLAGVSPGVRIVDEVKNVARALHGIDL is encoded by the coding sequence ATGAAAAAGTTTTTTTTGAGCCTATTATTCTTATTTAGCACTCTCGTTTTTGCAAAAATACCAGAGAGAGCAGTATCAACTGCACATTTTACTACAGAAATTTTACTCACAATTGGAGCGGAAGAACATATGGTAGGGACAGCGTATTTGGATAATCCGATTTTACCTAAATTAAAAAATAAATTTGAAAAAATTCCTGTACTCTCTAATAAGTATCCCACTAAAGAAAAATTTTATTCTGTAAAACCAGATTTTGTAACTGGTTGGAAATCTTTGGAAAAGCCAAAAAATCTAGGGCCGAGGGAAGAACTGGAAGCCAATGGTGTTCGAGTGCATTACTTAAAATCTTTGGAAGATGAAAATATTGAAACTCTATATATGGATATATTGGAGTTAGGAAAAATCTTTGGAGTAGAAAAAAATGCCCAAAGTTTTGTAGAGAAAATGAAGGAAGAATTAAAAGCAATTGAGGCAAAAATTCCTAGAACAAAGAAAAAGATCTTCGCTTATGATTCTGGAGAGAAACAACCATTTGTAATTGCTGGAAAAGGAATGGGACAATTTATAATAGAATTAGCAGGGGGGGAAAATATAACAGCTTATCTTCCTGGTAGTTTTGGAAATTCTACTTGGGAAAAAATTATTATAGGTAATCCGGAATATATTATTATTGTGGATTATGGTGATGATTCCTATGAAAGTAAAGTGAAATATTTAAAAGAAAGTTCTCCAATCAAAAATCTAAAAGCAGTTCGGAAAAATAGATTTATTAAAGTAAGTTTAGCAGGTGTTTCTCCAGGCGTGAGAATTGTGGACGAGGTAAAAAATGTGGCAAGGGCATTGCATGGAATTGATTTATGA
- a CDS encoding TonB-dependent receptor has translation MLKKIGLMTFILSSALYAEENVIKLNESVISSQNFKTNVKNTAANISIITAKEIEEKGAKDLADALRMVPGIMAKNYYGDIAFDIGGYSSVHAQRNNIITLDGVKISSRDASNIPLASIERIEVIPNGGGILHGDGASGGVINILSKNIYAKKSDQKMNGKMNAEIGSESSYKYGIFTNVNVTKHFSFTVDYSKYKLNSWREHDKYGKLTSRYRTISLAGNWNSDHSALTVKYTRNEKQHADGFDLPENIYFKNRKQVLYSLREYFNSDDFYITYKASLGLKTELLTYANLYKSTVKDREKVKESEYHKSFFKTQIKQNYSKENYFIVGIDYFSDKSKPYLNGAAIGRNSEKKDFGIFAINELRFGKFSFAQGIRYNNANYKYYWRNLSPIPIDKRNQEGRQEYNNYAANLELKYDYSNTGMIYGKLSREFRTPLTREMYYTVNASKLKAQTQKTFELGIKDYIGNVFVSASAFYKKINGEIYYQGMMDPISGRTRFPYYNMGDTRRIGLQVLSEQYFDKITFTESISYLNHKIVDSDFASRKNKEIPMVPNWKAAFGVNYKPIEKLNLNADLVYYGKYFDSDDPENIRAKDKGNYTTVSVSANYKFENGLALTARVNNLFNRKYEDYVGYWDNSRQYSPAVGRNYSIGIDYIF, from the coding sequence ATGTTAAAAAAAATTGGATTAATGACTTTTATTCTAAGTTCTGCCTTATACGCAGAAGAAAATGTAATCAAATTAAATGAAAGTGTCATCTCAAGTCAAAACTTTAAGACAAATGTCAAAAACACTGCAGCAAATATTAGTATTATAACGGCGAAAGAGATAGAAGAAAAAGGGGCAAAGGACTTGGCAGATGCTCTTCGGATGGTTCCAGGAATCATGGCAAAAAACTATTATGGAGATATTGCATTTGATATTGGAGGGTACAGTTCCGTCCATGCTCAAAGAAATAATATCATTACTCTGGATGGTGTAAAAATTTCAAGTAGGGATGCCAGTAACATTCCTTTAGCTTCTATTGAGAGAATAGAAGTCATTCCTAATGGAGGAGGAATTTTACATGGAGATGGAGCTTCCGGAGGAGTCATCAACATTCTTTCTAAAAATATTTATGCTAAGAAGAGTGATCAAAAAATGAATGGAAAAATGAACGCAGAAATTGGAAGTGAGAGCTCCTATAAATATGGAATCTTCACAAATGTCAATGTGACAAAACATTTTAGTTTCACAGTAGACTATTCCAAATACAAATTAAATAGTTGGAGAGAACATGATAAATATGGAAAACTTACGAGTAGATACCGAACTATTTCCTTAGCGGGAAACTGGAATTCTGATCATTCAGCCTTGACAGTAAAGTATACAAGAAATGAAAAACAACATGCAGACGGTTTTGATTTGCCGGAAAACATATATTTCAAAAATAGAAAACAAGTTTTATATTCACTAAGAGAATATTTCAACTCCGATGACTTTTATATTACCTACAAAGCAAGTCTTGGCTTAAAAACAGAACTGTTGACCTACGCAAATTTATACAAATCTACTGTAAAAGATAGGGAAAAAGTGAAAGAATCTGAATATCATAAAAGCTTTTTCAAAACTCAAATAAAACAAAATTATTCCAAAGAAAATTACTTCATAGTGGGAATAGATTATTTTTCAGATAAATCAAAACCTTATTTGAATGGAGCAGCAATTGGAAGAAATTCTGAGAAAAAAGACTTTGGAATTTTTGCTATCAATGAACTAAGATTTGGAAAATTTAGTTTTGCACAAGGAATTCGTTACAATAATGCTAACTACAAATACTACTGGCGTAATCTCTCTCCTATTCCTATAGATAAGAGAAATCAAGAAGGTAGACAAGAATACAACAACTATGCAGCAAATCTGGAGTTGAAGTATGACTATTCCAATACTGGAATGATTTATGGAAAATTATCCAGAGAATTTAGAACTCCTCTAACCAGAGAAATGTATTACACAGTAAACGCTTCTAAACTGAAAGCTCAAACTCAAAAAACATTTGAATTAGGAATAAAGGATTATATAGGAAATGTCTTTGTAAGTGCTTCTGCATTTTATAAAAAAATAAATGGAGAAATTTACTATCAAGGGATGATGGATCCAATAAGTGGAAGGACAAGATTCCCATATTACAATATGGGAGATACCAGAAGAATTGGACTACAAGTTCTTTCTGAGCAGTATTTTGATAAAATTACTTTTACAGAATCTATTTCCTATTTAAACCACAAAATTGTTGATTCTGATTTCGCTTCCAGAAAAAATAAAGAAATTCCAATGGTTCCAAATTGGAAAGCTGCTTTCGGTGTAAACTATAAACCTATTGAGAAGCTAAACTTAAACGCAGATCTTGTTTACTACGGAAAATATTTTGACTCTGATGATCCTGAAAATATAAGAGCGAAAGACAAAGGAAATTATACTACAGTAAGTGTATCTGCAAATTATAAATTTGAAAATGGGCTTGCTCTGACAGCCAGAGTTAATAATTTATTCAACAGAAAATATGAAGATTATGTCGGATATTGGGATAACAGCCGTCAATATTCTCCGGCAGTAGGGAGAAATTATTCCATTGGGATTGACTATATTTTTTAA